GGCTGCGGGTCATCACCCTGGACACCACGGTCCCGGGTTTCCATCATGGCGAGCTGAGCCCGGCGCAGCTGGAGTGGCTGGCCCGCCAGCTTGAAACTCCTGCCCCGGACGGCACCATCCTGGCCCTCCACCACCCTCCGGTCCCGTCAGTGCTGGACCTCTCGGTGCTGGTTGAACTGCGCGACCAGGCGTCCCTGGCCGCAGTGGTGCGTAATTCGGATGTCCGCACCATCCTTGCGGGCCACCTGCACTACTCCACGACGGCGAGCTTCGCCGGCGTTCCCGTCTCGGTGGCGTCGGCTTCCTGCTACACCCAGGACCTGAACGTACCTGTGGGCGGGACCCGCGGCCAGGACGGCGGCCAGGCGTTCAACCTGGTGCACGTGTATGAACACACCATCGTGCACTCCGTGGTGCCGATGGGCAGTGCCCCCACCGTTGGCGAGTATGTGTCTCCCGAAGAGACCGCCCGGCGGCTGGAGGCTGCCGGGATCCGGATCCCGGAAACCACCAAGCAACGCGGCAGCACCAAGCTCGGGGTGCCTACCAGGCGGTAGCACCCCTCCACACAGCACTGGGGCCGGCTCCGTCAGGGCGCCGGCCCCAGTGCTTTGGGCTTGCGGGGGTCGACGCGCGGCCGTCCTACTTCTCCCAGGGTGCCTTGATGGGGAAGTACCTTTCCAGGAAGTCCGTCACCACTTCGGCGCGCT
This region of Arthrobacter sp. DNA4 genomic DNA includes:
- a CDS encoding phosphodiesterase, yielding MEHIEAEHPRPRHFLLHLSDPHLLGGPEPLYGTVDSEARLAQLFDEVKASGARPEAVIFTGDLADKGDAGAYVKLRAIVEPACKEMGAQVIWAMGNHDDRANFRRGLLDQPGSDEPVDHSYFINGLRVITLDTTVPGFHHGELSPAQLEWLARQLETPAPDGTILALHHPPVPSVLDLSVLVELRDQASLAAVVRNSDVRTILAGHLHYSTTASFAGVPVSVASASCYTQDLNVPVGGTRGQDGGQAFNLVHVYEHTIVHSVVPMGSAPTVGEYVSPEETARRLEAAGIRIPETTKQRGSTKLGVPTRR